A genomic segment from Streptomyces sp. NBC_00459 encodes:
- a CDS encoding sigma-70 family RNA polymerase sigma factor, with translation MDELDDLDEAAEVFQRLRPRLFGIAYRVLGSVSEAEDVVQDAWVRWQGTDRGVVLDPGAFLARTTTRLAINVAQSARVRREAYVGQWLPEFVDTRVDPQVGAERGEALELAVLLVLEKLNPVERAAYVLREAFDYPYDEIAGMLQLAQANTRQIVSRARKRLSAERRDSVDAAEHRRLLEAFVAAARHGDVAALENVLSADVVAYADGNGMRGVARLDVVGTGRVARISAFAQKFFPGADYGVVEANGQPAMLLTKDGTAVALMSITAGPDGIDGLYWILAPDKLRAYERSAQRLTGRP, from the coding sequence ATGGACGAGCTGGACGACCTGGACGAAGCCGCAGAAGTGTTCCAGCGACTGCGCCCGCGTCTGTTCGGCATCGCCTACCGCGTCCTGGGCAGTGTGTCCGAGGCCGAGGACGTCGTGCAGGACGCGTGGGTGCGCTGGCAGGGCACCGACCGTGGCGTGGTGCTGGATCCCGGTGCGTTCCTGGCGAGGACCACCACCCGGCTGGCGATCAACGTGGCCCAGTCGGCGCGGGTCCGCCGTGAGGCGTACGTGGGGCAGTGGCTGCCGGAGTTCGTGGACACCCGAGTGGATCCGCAGGTCGGCGCGGAGCGTGGCGAGGCGCTGGAGCTGGCCGTGCTGCTGGTCCTGGAGAAACTGAACCCCGTGGAACGGGCGGCCTATGTCCTGCGGGAGGCCTTCGACTATCCGTACGACGAGATCGCGGGCATGCTCCAGCTGGCCCAGGCCAACACACGCCAGATCGTCAGCCGGGCCCGCAAGCGGCTGTCCGCCGAACGCCGTGACTCCGTCGACGCGGCGGAGCACCGGCGGCTGCTCGAAGCCTTCGTCGCGGCGGCACGGCACGGAGATGTCGCCGCCCTCGAGAACGTGCTGTCGGCCGATGTCGTCGCCTACGCGGACGGCAACGGCATGCGCGGCGTGGCACGGCTGGACGTCGTGGGCACCGGACGCGTGGCGCGGATCAGCGCCTTCGCCCAGAAGTTCTTCCCCGGGGCCGATTACGGCGTGGTCGAGGCCAACGGCCAACCCGCCATGCTGCTCACCAAGGACGGGACCGCTGTCGCCCTGATGAGCATCACCGCGGGACCGGACGGCATCGACGGGCTCTACTGGATCCTGGCGCCCGACAAACTGCGGGCGTACGAGCGGTCGGCCCAGAGGCTCACCGGTCGGCCGTAG
- a CDS encoding VOC family protein has product MDIALQYCHITVNDPDEALAFYRDALGFEVRNDVASGEHRWVTLGSPAQPDLEIVLSEPHAGRSAADGDALQELLTKGVMPMFVFRTDDLDAMFEKVRASGAEVLQEPMDQGWGPRDCAFRDPSGNLVRISQKPKG; this is encoded by the coding sequence ATGGACATCGCACTGCAGTACTGCCACATCACCGTCAACGACCCCGACGAGGCGCTCGCCTTCTACCGCGACGCACTCGGCTTCGAGGTCCGCAACGACGTCGCGTCCGGCGAACACCGCTGGGTCACCCTCGGCAGCCCCGCGCAGCCGGACCTCGAAATCGTCCTCTCGGAACCGCACGCGGGCCGCTCGGCGGCCGACGGCGACGCCCTGCAGGAGCTGCTCACCAAGGGCGTCATGCCGATGTTCGTCTTCCGCACCGACGATCTCGACGCCATGTTCGAGAAGGTACGGGCATCCGGCGCCGAAGTGCTCCAGGAGCCCATGGACCAGGGCTGGGGCCCGCGCGACTGTGCGTTCCGCGACCCCTCGGGCAACCTGGTCCGGATCTCGCAGAAGCCGAAGGGCTAA
- a CDS encoding HelD family protein, translating into MTSTDPAPDPAQAQLHGSLRRERAHHDACRAALAAMIDGAREHVVTGADVSASGADAEVLGYQLRSKAKELGELPEGPLFFGRLDFDSGDRGGEHSGASYHLGRLRISEHPTRPPLVVDWRAPVSRAFYQASARDPQGVAVRRRFGWAPGSSGDSADLTGLEDEHLDEHSTEVGSGEGELAGADGLVAREIARPRVGPMRDIAATIQPEQDDLVRAGLGVSVCVQGAPGTGKTAVGLHRAAYLLYTHPQRVQRGGLLILGPNRTFLSYISEVLPALGETGVRQSTVTDEIAAHPVRAEDDERAAVVKHDARMAEVLRRALYARVATEGYANSLGPLEVPDDSYRWRISAAELARIVAGVSAEEPPYAVGRERVRTRVVGRVQREAERRAGPQTNGWVRRIERARAVGAYVEAVWPRVRPEEVVAELLGDEGALARAAEGLLGEEEQRAVRWARPPRSWKSARWSAADLVLLDEVSGLIEHPEGYGHVVIDEAQDLSPMECRAIARRVPYGSLTVLGDLAQGTTPWAARAWGPLLGHLGKPDATVIPLTIGFRVPKTVVAFANRLLARLDVPVPPARSLRGDGELRVVEATDVAAEVVAAVRRALAGEGSVGVVAADGEVAAVREVLDTAGVAVSGGRVAVMSAKSVKGLEWDHVVVVEPAAIVEGEGEGEGAGEGVAGRGLHRLYVVLTRAVSRLEVVHGRALPF; encoded by the coding sequence ATGACGTCGACCGACCCTGCCCCCGACCCCGCCCAGGCGCAGCTCCACGGCTCACTGCGCCGCGAGCGAGCCCATCACGACGCCTGTCGTGCCGCCCTCGCCGCGATGATCGACGGCGCCCGCGAGCACGTCGTCACCGGCGCGGACGTCTCCGCCTCCGGGGCGGACGCGGAGGTGCTCGGGTACCAGCTGCGCAGCAAGGCGAAGGAACTGGGCGAGCTGCCCGAAGGGCCGCTGTTCTTCGGCCGGTTGGACTTCGACAGCGGTGACCGGGGCGGTGAGCACAGCGGGGCGAGCTACCACCTCGGGCGCCTGCGGATCAGCGAGCACCCGACCCGCCCGCCCCTCGTCGTGGACTGGCGAGCCCCCGTCTCCCGGGCCTTCTACCAGGCGAGCGCCCGCGACCCGCAGGGCGTGGCCGTACGGCGCCGGTTCGGCTGGGCGCCCGGCAGCAGCGGCGACTCCGCCGACCTGACCGGTCTGGAGGACGAGCACCTGGACGAGCATTCGACGGAAGTCGGCTCGGGGGAGGGGGAGTTGGCGGGGGCGGACGGCCTGGTCGCCCGCGAGATCGCGCGCCCCCGTGTCGGTCCCATGCGGGACATCGCCGCGACGATCCAGCCCGAGCAGGACGACCTCGTACGGGCGGGCCTCGGCGTCTCCGTGTGCGTGCAGGGCGCTCCCGGCACCGGGAAGACGGCCGTCGGGCTGCACCGGGCGGCCTACCTCCTCTACACGCACCCCCAACGCGTCCAGCGCGGCGGCCTGTTGATCCTCGGCCCCAACCGCACGTTCCTCTCGTACATCTCGGAGGTCCTGCCCGCCCTTGGGGAGACGGGCGTACGGCAGTCGACGGTCACCGACGAGATCGCGGCCCATCCGGTGCGAGCGGAGGACGACGAACGGGCCGCCGTCGTGAAGCACGACGCGCGGATGGCGGAGGTGCTGCGCCGGGCGCTGTACGCACGCGTGGCGACGGAGGGCTACGCCAACTCCCTCGGCCCCCTTGAGGTGCCCGACGATTCGTACCGCTGGCGGATCTCCGCGGCGGAGCTGGCGCGGATCGTGGCGGGTGTAAGTGCCGAGGAACCGCCGTACGCCGTGGGGCGTGAGCGCGTACGGACCCGGGTGGTCGGCCGTGTCCAGCGGGAGGCGGAGCGGCGGGCCGGGCCGCAGACGAACGGCTGGGTGCGGCGGATCGAGCGGGCCCGGGCGGTCGGGGCCTACGTGGAGGCGGTGTGGCCGAGGGTGCGTCCGGAGGAGGTGGTGGCCGAACTCCTGGGCGACGAAGGGGCGTTGGCGCGGGCTGCCGAGGGGCTGTTGGGGGAGGAGGAGCAGCGGGCGGTGCGGTGGGCGCGTCCGCCGAGGTCGTGGAAGTCGGCGCGCTGGTCGGCCGCCGATCTGGTCCTCCTCGACGAGGTCTCCGGGCTGATCGAACACCCCGAGGGATACGGCCATGTCGTGATCGACGAGGCCCAGGACCTCTCCCCGATGGAGTGCCGGGCGATCGCGCGCCGGGTGCCCTACGGCTCGCTGACGGTCCTGGGCGACCTGGCCCAGGGCACCACACCGTGGGCGGCACGGGCGTGGGGGCCCTTGCTGGGCCACCTGGGCAAACCGGACGCCACGGTGATCCCGCTGACCATCGGGTTCCGGGTGCCGAAGACGGTCGTCGCCTTCGCCAACCGGCTGCTGGCCCGCCTGGACGTACCGGTGCCACCGGCCCGATCCCTGCGTGGAGACGGGGAGTTGAGGGTGGTGGAGGCGACCGACGTCGCTGCGGAGGTGGTGGCCGCGGTGCGTCGGGCGCTGGCGGGGGAGGGGTCGGTGGGGGTCGTGGCGGCGGACGGCGAGGTGGCGGCCGTACGAGAGGTGTTGGACACGGCGGGGGTGGCGGTGAGCGGGGGGCGGGTCGCGGTGATGTCGGCGAAGTCGGTGAAGGGGCTGGAGTGGGACCACGTGGTCGTGGTGGAGCCGGCGGCGATCGTGGAAGGGGAAGGGGAAGGGGAAGGAGCGGGGGAGGGGGTGGCCGGGCGGGGACTGCATCGGCTGTACGTGGTGCTGACGCGGGCGGTGTCACGGCTGGAGGTCGTGCACGGGCGGGCGTTGCCCTTCTGA
- a CDS encoding excinuclease ABC subunit UvrA, translating to MSRTPRTDSQAAAAPHGADSHDLIRVYGARENNLKDVSIELPKRRLTVFTGVSGSGKSSLVFDTIAAESQRLINETYSAFVQGFMPTLARPEVDVLEGLTTAIIVDQQRLGADPRSTVGTATDANAMLRILFSRLGQPHIGPPSAYSFNTASVRASGGITVERGAEKTKTVKATFNRTGGMCTRCEGRGAVSDIDLTQLYDDSKSIAEGAFTIPGWKSDSQWTVGLYAQSGFLDPNKPIRRFTKKEMRDFLYGEPTKVKVNGVNLTYEGLIPKIQKSFLSKDKEALQPHIRAFVERAVTFATCPDCEGTRLSEGARSSKIKKISIGDACAMEIRDLAEWVRGLDDASVAPLLTALQHTLDSFVEIGLGYLSLDRASGTLSGGEAQRVKMIRHLGSALTDITYVFDEPTIGLHPHDIQRMNDLLLRLRDKGNTVLVVEHKPEVIAIADHVVDLGPGAGTAGGTVCFEGTVEGLRTGGTVTGRHFDDRSSLKESVRKPTGTLPIRGATKHNLQGVDVDIPLGVLCVVTGVAGSGKSSLIHGSLVDAKGAVSEGVVSVDQTPIRGSRRSNPATYTGLLDAIRTAFAKANGVKPALFSANSEGACPTCNGAGVIYTDLAMMAGVATTCEDCEGKRFQAAVLEYHLGGRDISEVLAMSVTEAEEFFGAGEARTPAAHRVLDRLADVGLGYLSLGQPLTTLSGGERQRLKLATHMGDKGGVYVLDEPTTGLHLADVEQLLGLLDRLVDSGKSVIVVEHHQAVMAHADWIIDLGPGAGHDGGRIVFEGTPSDLVAARSTLTGEHLAGYVRA from the coding sequence ATGAGCAGGACCCCGAGGACGGACTCGCAGGCGGCAGCAGCGCCGCACGGTGCCGACAGCCACGATCTGATCCGTGTGTACGGCGCGCGCGAGAACAACCTCAAGGACGTCAGCATCGAGCTGCCGAAGCGTCGGCTGACGGTGTTCACCGGTGTCTCCGGTTCGGGCAAGAGTTCCCTGGTGTTCGACACGATCGCCGCGGAGTCCCAGCGGCTGATCAACGAGACGTACAGCGCGTTCGTCCAGGGGTTCATGCCGACGCTGGCGCGGCCCGAGGTGGACGTACTCGAAGGGCTGACGACCGCGATCATCGTCGACCAGCAGCGGCTCGGTGCCGACCCGCGCTCCACGGTCGGCACCGCCACCGACGCCAACGCGATGCTGCGCATCCTCTTCAGCCGACTGGGGCAGCCGCACATCGGGCCGCCGAGCGCGTACTCCTTCAACACGGCCTCGGTCCGGGCGAGCGGTGGGATCACCGTCGAACGCGGTGCCGAGAAGACGAAGACCGTCAAGGCGACCTTCAACCGCACCGGCGGTATGTGCACACGCTGCGAGGGCCGGGGCGCGGTCTCCGACATCGACCTCACCCAGCTCTACGACGACTCCAAGTCGATCGCCGAGGGCGCGTTCACCATCCCGGGGTGGAAGTCGGACAGCCAGTGGACGGTGGGGCTCTACGCCCAGTCGGGCTTCCTCGACCCGAACAAGCCGATCCGCCGGTTCACCAAGAAGGAGATGCGGGACTTCCTCTACGGCGAGCCGACCAAGGTCAAGGTCAACGGCGTCAACCTCACCTACGAGGGACTGATCCCCAAGATCCAGAAGTCGTTCCTGTCCAAGGACAAGGAGGCGCTGCAGCCGCACATCCGGGCTTTCGTGGAGCGGGCGGTCACCTTCGCCACCTGCCCCGACTGCGAGGGCACCCGGCTCAGCGAGGGGGCCCGGTCGTCGAAGATCAAGAAGATCAGCATCGGTGACGCCTGCGCGATGGAGATCCGGGACCTGGCGGAATGGGTACGCGGCCTCGATGACGCCTCGGTCGCCCCGCTGCTCACCGCGCTCCAGCACACGCTCGACTCGTTCGTGGAGATCGGCCTCGGCTATCTCTCACTGGACCGCGCCTCGGGCACCCTCTCGGGCGGTGAGGCGCAGCGCGTCAAGATGATCCGCCACCTCGGTTCGGCCCTCACCGACATCACGTACGTCTTCGACGAGCCGACGATCGGCCTGCACCCGCACGACATCCAGCGCATGAACGACCTGCTGCTGCGGCTGCGCGACAAGGGCAACACCGTGCTCGTCGTGGAGCACAAGCCCGAGGTGATCGCCATCGCCGACCACGTCGTCGACCTCGGTCCCGGCGCCGGTACGGCGGGCGGCACCGTCTGCTTCGAGGGCACCGTCGAGGGGCTGCGGACCGGCGGCACGGTCACCGGCCGCCACTTCGACGACCGGTCCTCGCTGAAGGAGTCGGTGCGCAAGCCGACCGGCACGCTGCCGATCCGGGGCGCGACGAAGCACAACCTCCAGGGCGTCGACGTGGACATCCCGCTCGGGGTGCTGTGTGTGGTGACGGGCGTGGCGGGGTCGGGCAAGAGCTCGCTGATCCACGGCTCTCTGGTGGACGCCAAGGGCGCCGTCAGCGAGGGCGTGGTGTCGGTCGACCAGACCCCGATCCGTGGCTCCCGGCGCAGCAACCCGGCGACGTACACGGGACTCCTGGACGCGATCCGTACGGCGTTCGCCAAGGCCAACGGGGTCAAGCCGGCGCTGTTCAGCGCCAACTCCGAGGGCGCCTGCCCCACCTGCAACGGCGCCGGTGTCATCTACACCGACCTGGCGATGATGGCCGGCGTGGCCACGACCTGCGAGGACTGTGAGGGCAAGCGGTTCCAGGCGGCGGTGCTGGAGTACCACCTCGGTGGCCGGGACATCAGCGAGGTGCTGGCGATGTCGGTGACGGAGGCGGAGGAGTTCTTCGGCGCGGGCGAGGCGCGTACGCCGGCCGCGCACCGCGTCCTGGACCGGCTCGCGGACGTCGGCCTCGGCTACCTCAGCCTCGGCCAGCCCCTCACCACCCTGTCCGGCGGCGAACGCCAACGCCTCAAGCTGGCCACGCACATGGGCGACAAGGGCGGGGTGTACGTCCTCGACGAACCGACGACCGGCCTCCACCTCGCCGACGTCGAGCAGCTGCTCGGCCTGCTCGACCGGCTCGTCGACTCCGGCAAGTCGGTCATCGTCGTCGAGCACCACCAGGCGGTCATGGCCCACGCGGACTGGATCATCGACCTGGGCCCCGGCGCGGGCCACGACGGCGGCCGGATCGTCTTCGAGGGCACCCCGTCGGACCTGGTGGCGGCCCGCAGCACCCTCACGGGGGAGCACTTGGCGGGGTACGTGAGGGCCTGA
- a CDS encoding HAD domain-containing protein, producing MPAPLLPRPLLPRPLLPRPLLFLDVDGPLIPFGGTVEEYPDGYPTYRPARRPSIPAAGANPLLPRIDPALGPRLASLGCELVWATTWMDEANECVAPWLGLPALPVVDWPEPDHDDLPGVPGAPPGPHWKTRPLVELAAGRAFVWLDDEVTGVDRRWVAEHHPGRALLHRVDPHHGLREADFTAVEEWLQS from the coding sequence ATGCCTGCCCCGCTCCTTCCTCGCCCGCTCCTTCCTCGCCCGCTCCTTCCTCGCCCTCTCCTCTTCCTGGACGTCGACGGACCGCTGATCCCGTTCGGCGGCACGGTGGAGGAGTATCCGGACGGATATCCGACGTATCGGCCCGCTCGGCGACCGAGCATCCCGGCAGCAGGGGCGAACCCTCTCCTGCCCCGGATCGACCCCGCGCTCGGGCCCCGACTCGCTTCGCTGGGCTGCGAGTTGGTGTGGGCGACGACCTGGATGGACGAGGCGAACGAGTGTGTCGCCCCCTGGCTGGGCCTGCCCGCTCTTCCGGTGGTCGACTGGCCGGAGCCGGACCACGATGACCTGCCCGGGGTACCCGGCGCGCCGCCCGGCCCGCACTGGAAGACCCGCCCGCTCGTCGAGCTGGCGGCCGGGCGGGCCTTCGTCTGGCTCGACGACGAGGTGACCGGCGTCGACCGTCGCTGGGTGGCCGAACACCACCCGGGCCGGGCCCTGTTGCACCGGGTCGACCCTCACCACGGGCTGCGGGAGGCGGACTTCACGGCCGTCGAGGAGTGGCTCCAGTCGTAG
- a CDS encoding TetR family transcriptional regulator: MAGTGLRERKKQQTYQNVSDIAIRLFLAKGFDAVSVAEIAAAAGISKPTLFRYFPAKEDLVLHRFADHEDEAARVVRAAGASAGADADVSPVDALRRHFLDGLSREDPVTGLNGSPEVLAFHRLLYGTASLVARAYEYQQRSEAVLAVALGDTLAARLAAGQIIAVQRILAQENWRRIAAGETVEAVREDAVAAAEGAFGQLEAVLPRLRSVGVEKLPR, from the coding sequence ATGGCAGGAACCGGGCTGCGCGAGCGCAAGAAGCAGCAGACGTACCAGAACGTGTCCGACATCGCGATCAGGCTCTTCCTCGCGAAGGGCTTCGACGCGGTGTCCGTCGCGGAGATCGCCGCCGCTGCCGGGATCTCGAAGCCGACGCTGTTCCGGTACTTCCCGGCCAAGGAGGATCTCGTCCTGCACCGCTTCGCGGACCACGAGGACGAGGCGGCACGGGTGGTGCGGGCGGCCGGTGCCAGTGCCGGTGCGGATGCGGATGTGTCGCCGGTCGACGCGCTGCGCCGGCACTTCCTGGACGGGCTGAGCCGCGAGGACCCCGTCACCGGCCTCAACGGCTCCCCCGAGGTGCTCGCCTTCCACCGTCTGCTCTACGGCACCGCTTCGCTGGTCGCGAGGGCGTACGAGTACCAGCAGCGGTCGGAGGCCGTGCTCGCCGTCGCCCTCGGTGACACCCTGGCGGCCCGGCTCGCGGCCGGCCAGATCATCGCCGTACAGCGGATTCTCGCGCAGGAGAACTGGCGGCGGATCGCGGCGGGGGAGACCGTCGAGGCGGTGCGGGAGGACGCGGTCGCGGCGGCCGAGGGGGCGTTCGGGCAGCTGGAGGCGGTGCTGCCGAGGCTTCGGTCGGTGGGTGTGGAAAAACTGCCCAGGTAA
- a CDS encoding aminoglycoside phosphotransferase family protein, whose product MGASPVPRPPLRERPTGEWPEVVSAFVRRAPEVGVASGGHHNRNHVLPLTETVARVVPGEVGAPVLVRVRRADALPVVLRTWKREAAILRAVQDAVPQAPKCLASGPGFAIHSYVDGVPLSQVCENGQAVAGPVIKALAGLMAQVAQVRREALPSSLPRNAKDGRSFLRMLAHRADRDIRQSNWAVYGGLFVALGVSEDALIRWAERVPVMARRPYSLLHADLHRDNVIVTCHNDPSSSLASVDWELATYGDPLHDLAIHLVRMKYPDSQWSQVVDAWAEAMRESRPAAVNGLRRDLPHYVAFERAQSVFPDVMRAARSLEESFDQRSLDKATAAVSEALAGAAEPLRLADVPSDDAIERILYRWRMSSPRRDAGPSTPIGWEPDRRVPEHTDFPHTAVQRALRAEGAAPANRVFKGTAHLNSVVRVEGVEFPVVVRRQVAKVCRREPSFLSEHAVLQVIERSSVDVAVPRVLALGTSYRDEPFAIHTYAGRRDIDQAPSHPVNGLLPHEADALVDQLCALTRVNYKVLDPMAGGGRFYSWLSEQLVVLVGDLPSESRQLARALGLPDAARLREILSRHVVSDREPALLHGDLNPWNLVRRDDTMALTIIDWEMAVVGDPLYDLVRHMHLTPTRSEIRDRMFRRWSSGLAANYTDDWQRDWRVYRDIEIVRSAYIDLDRLVTGAGLDAPNVRRAVDSYAMTLASATAALGLPARSTENPYLALALR is encoded by the coding sequence GTGGGCGCATCCCCTGTTCCCCGGCCCCCGCTGCGGGAACGACCCACTGGCGAGTGGCCCGAAGTCGTGTCCGCTTTCGTGCGGCGGGCGCCGGAGGTGGGTGTGGCGAGCGGTGGCCACCACAACCGTAACCATGTGCTCCCGCTGACGGAGACCGTTGCCCGGGTCGTGCCCGGCGAGGTGGGTGCGCCGGTGCTGGTGCGGGTCCGGCGGGCCGACGCACTGCCGGTGGTGCTCCGGACCTGGAAGCGTGAGGCGGCGATCCTGCGTGCCGTTCAGGACGCCGTGCCCCAGGCGCCGAAGTGTCTCGCCTCGGGGCCGGGCTTCGCCATCCACAGCTATGTGGACGGCGTACCGCTCTCCCAGGTGTGCGAGAACGGCCAGGCGGTCGCCGGCCCGGTGATCAAGGCGCTCGCGGGACTGATGGCGCAGGTGGCCCAGGTACGCAGAGAGGCGCTGCCGAGCAGTCTGCCGCGCAACGCGAAGGACGGCCGGAGTTTTCTGCGGATGCTTGCGCACCGCGCGGACCGTGACATCCGTCAGTCCAATTGGGCTGTTTACGGTGGGCTGTTCGTCGCCCTGGGAGTCTCGGAGGACGCACTGATCCGGTGGGCCGAGCGGGTGCCCGTGATGGCCCGTCGGCCCTACAGCCTGCTCCACGCGGACCTGCACCGGGACAACGTGATCGTCACCTGCCACAACGATCCGTCCTCCTCGCTCGCCTCCGTCGACTGGGAACTGGCCACCTACGGCGACCCCCTGCACGACCTCGCCATCCACCTCGTACGGATGAAGTACCCGGACTCCCAGTGGAGTCAGGTGGTGGACGCCTGGGCCGAGGCCATGCGGGAGAGCAGGCCCGCCGCGGTCAACGGCCTGCGCCGGGACCTGCCGCACTACGTCGCCTTCGAGCGGGCGCAGTCCGTGTTCCCGGATGTCATGCGGGCCGCGAGGTCGCTGGAGGAATCGTTCGACCAGCGCAGCCTGGACAAGGCGACGGCCGCCGTGAGCGAGGCGCTGGCGGGGGCCGCCGAGCCGCTGAGGCTGGCCGATGTGCCGAGCGACGACGCGATCGAGCGGATCCTGTACCGCTGGCGGATGTCGTCGCCCCGGCGGGACGCGGGACCGAGCACCCCGATCGGCTGGGAACCGGACCGGCGGGTCCCGGAGCACACCGACTTCCCGCACACCGCCGTGCAGCGCGCGTTGCGGGCCGAGGGAGCGGCTCCGGCCAATCGGGTGTTCAAGGGGACCGCGCACCTCAACTCGGTGGTCCGCGTCGAGGGCGTCGAATTTCCCGTGGTGGTCAGACGGCAGGTGGCGAAGGTCTGCCGGCGCGAGCCCAGTTTCCTGAGCGAGCACGCGGTGCTCCAGGTCATCGAGCGGTCGAGCGTCGACGTGGCGGTGCCCCGGGTCCTCGCTCTGGGCACCAGCTACCGTGACGAGCCCTTCGCGATCCACACGTACGCCGGGCGGCGCGACATCGACCAGGCGCCCAGCCATCCGGTCAACGGCCTGCTCCCACACGAGGCGGACGCGCTCGTCGACCAGCTCTGCGCCCTGACGCGGGTGAACTACAAGGTGCTGGATCCGATGGCGGGCGGGGGGCGCTTCTACAGCTGGCTGAGCGAGCAACTCGTCGTTCTCGTCGGCGACCTGCCGAGCGAGTCCCGCCAACTGGCCCGGGCGCTCGGCCTGCCCGACGCCGCCCGGCTGCGGGAGATCCTGAGCCGGCATGTGGTGAGCGACCGTGAACCGGCGCTGCTGCACGGCGATCTGAATCCCTGGAACCTCGTACGCCGGGACGACACGATGGCGTTGACCATCATCGACTGGGAGATGGCGGTGGTCGGCGATCCGCTCTACGACCTGGTACGCCACATGCATCTCACCCCGACCCGCTCGGAGATCCGCGACCGCATGTTCCGCCGGTGGTCGAGCGGGCTGGCCGCCAATTACACCGACGACTGGCAACGGGACTGGCGTGTCTACCGGGACATCGAGATCGTCCGGTCCGCCTACATCGACCTGGACCGCCTGGTCACCGGCGCCGGTCTGGACGCCCCGAACGTCCGCCGCGCGGTCGACTCGTACGCGATGACGCTGGCCTCGGCCACGGCCGCGCTGGGGCTGCCGGCCCGTTCCACGGAGAACCCGTATCTGGCGCTCGCGTTGAGGTAG
- a CDS encoding helix-turn-helix transcriptional regulator — protein MDPQELANLAHLRRARDLIDREYARPLDVPTMAKHALMSPAHFSRRFRAAYGETPYSYLMTRRIERAMTLLRAGMSVTDACMTVGCTSLGSFSTRFTEIVGETPSAYRGREHDAVTAMPACVAKVQTRPSRHGAGPDAPSTEATSTNAASTGTPSGSTPVGDIGNVPSRIREAGRTAAA, from the coding sequence ATGGACCCGCAGGAGCTCGCCAACCTCGCGCATCTGCGTCGGGCCCGGGATCTGATCGACCGGGAGTACGCGCGTCCGCTCGACGTGCCGACCATGGCCAAGCACGCGCTGATGTCGCCGGCGCACTTCTCGCGGCGGTTCCGGGCGGCCTACGGCGAGACGCCCTACAGCTATCTCATGACCCGCCGGATCGAGCGGGCGATGACGCTGCTCCGCGCCGGCATGAGCGTGACCGACGCGTGCATGACCGTCGGCTGTACGTCGCTCGGCTCGTTCAGCACCCGGTTCACCGAGATCGTCGGGGAGACACCGAGCGCGTACCGAGGCCGGGAGCACGACGCGGTGACGGCGATGCCCGCCTGTGTGGCGAAGGTGCAGACCCGGCCGAGCAGACACGGGGCCGGTCCGGACGCTCCGAGCACGGAGGCGACGAGCACGAACGCCGCGAGCACGGGCACTCCGAGCGGCAGCACACCGGTCGGGGACATCGGAAACGTACCGAGCAGGATTCGAGAAGCGGGCCGTACGGCCGCCGCCTAG